CCGCCAGACCAGCCCTGTTTTCTGTTTCTCAACGTTGGTGAAACCCATCTGCCCTACTGGCATGAGGGTGCGGACTGGCCACGCTGGCCCAGCCCCTGTGAGCCCTTTGGTGGGTCTTCCTGCAGTGCACGGCAGAGTCGGCGCCGGCAGCGGGCGTGCCTGGAATGGGTCGATCAGCAGTTGGCACCACTGCTGCAACGATTCAGCGCTGGCACGGTGATGGTGTGTGCCGACCATGGCGACTGCTGGGGGGAGAATGGTCTCTGGGCCCACGGCATCAGCCACCCTGCAACCCTCACGGTGCCCTTGATCCTGCGCGTGCGTGGCGAGCCTGTTCATGCCTGACCAGTTGCTGCGGGAATGGCCGCCCGGTTACGGCGGCGTTGAGCGGGTGGCCCACGAGTTGGCCGCCGTGTGGGGCGGCACCGTGTGGAGCTTTGATGTCCAGGGCTTGCGCGCCAGCGAGCTGGATGCCCTGGCGGTGACCTACCCGCGCCGCTGCCTGCCTTGCACGCCGGCCTTGGGACGGCTGCGGTTGCCCCTGCCGTCGCGAGCTCTCTGGCAGCTGCTGCGCTCTTCGCGGCCTCTGCATGGTCATCTGCCCTCTCCGGGGGTGTTGCTGCTGCTGGTGCTGGCCCGCGTGCTGCGGCCGCGCCGCCGGGTCACGGCCCACTGGCATTGCTTTCTGGAGCCCGAGGCTGGCCTGAATGGCCGTTTGTATGCGCTCTACCAGCGGCTGGCGTTGCTGGTGGTGCCCCGGCTGGGCGGTGTGATCACCACCTCGCCGCTGTTGCGCGAGGAGTTGTTGCGTTGCGGCTGCCATCAGGACCGGGTGGCGGTGCTCTCGTGCTGCCTCAGTGCTGAGCAGGAGGCCGGCGCTCTCGCCCTGCCGCAACGGCTGGCCGAGCCTGAACGGCCCCTGCAGCTGCTGTTCATCGGCCGCCTCGACAGCTACAAGCGGCTCGACTGGTTGCTAGAGGCTCTGGCCACCCTCTCCCAACCCTGGCGCCTGGTGGTGGTGGGTGATGGGCCGCGGCGCTCGCTGTTCGAATCCCTCAGCCGCGATCTCTTCTCAGGTCAGGTTGAGCGATCGGTGCAGTTCCTTGGCCGCTTGGATGAGAGCGCCAAGCTCGCCCAGCTAGCTGCGGCGGATGTGCTGGTGTTGCCATCGGATCGCAGCAATGAAGCCTTCGGGATCGTGCAACTGGAGGCCATGGCGGCCGGCATTCCCGCACTGGCGTTTCAACGCCGCCGCTCTGGCATGGGCTGGGTTGGGCAGTTGCCCGGCCTGCGCTGGGCGCAGACCCCGGACACGCTTGCCGAGGTGCTGCAGAGGCTGGCGGCTGATCCTGCGTTGCGCCGTCGTTTGGGGCAGCAGGCCCGAGAGCGCTACCGAGCGATGTTTGCTCGCGGCGTCTGGCTGACGAATCTCAGCGCCTGGGATCAGCGGTAGTCTGCCCGCGATGCCTAAGGACGTTCTCACAACCAAGCCCCAGGTTCAGGTCGCCGCTGAACAGCCTGTGGCTTTGCATTTAGAGAACGTGCGTCTGGATATTCCGGTGGCGACCACCGAAACCCGCAGCCTTAAGGCCACCCTGATCCGCTCGGTGACGGGCGGACGCCTCAATCGCAGCCGTGGCGGTGCGGTAATCACGGCCCTGGAAAACGTGAACTGCACCGTGCATGAAGGTGAGCGGGTGGCCCTGATCGGCCACAACGGCGCTGGCAAGTCCACATTTCTGCGCCTGATCTCCGGGGTGTATCAACACTCAGCCGGGGTGTTTCAGGCCCATGTACCCGTGCATCCGATGATCCACAAGAGCTTCATCACCAGCCCTGAGCTCAGTGGACAACAAGCGATCAAGGCTCATTACCTGATGATGCACGGCAACCTGCGAGGCTTCGAGGCCTTCTGCAGCGATGTGGTGACCTTTTCCGGGCTTGGCGATTTCGTGCATCTGCCGGTGAAGACCTACAGCCAGGGCATGGCGGCGCGCCTGATCTTTGCTGTGCTCACCGGATCCCGGCATGAATGTCTGGCTATGGATGAGGGCTTTGGCGCTGGAGACAGCAGCTTTTACGAGAAGGCGAAGAATCGCCTTGAGGCCTTTCTGGCGTCGGCGGGCACCTTGTTGCTGGCGTCCCATTCCGACGATCTCTTGAAGCGTTTCTGCAGCCGCGGGCTGGTGTTCAGCGAGGGCAGCATCGTGTTCGATGGGCCACTTGAGCAGGCTCTCAGCCATTACCACGCGTCCCAGGGTTGATGAGCGTGTCTGCTTCCACTGCTTCTGGTCGTCCCCGGCGCGAGTCTGTGCGTCGCACCCTGCGCGATGCCTGGCGCAGCCGCCGGGTGTGGTGGTTCACCGCCACGGCCCGCACCCGTGCCCGATTCGCGCGCACCACCCTGGGGAGCTTCTGGCTCGGACTCTCCAATCTGTTTTCAATCGCCGTGCTGGCGGCGGTGTACGGCACCGTGTTCAAGGTGCAGAACTTCACCGTGTATGTGGTGTATCTCGGCTTGGGCCTGGTGGTGTGGAACACCATCAGCGCGGCCGTGAGTGGTGCGCCGAATCTCTTTGAGCACAACCGCGATCACCTCCACAACATCAATCTGCATCCGATTTTTTACACCCTGGAGGAATGGGCGTTTCAGTTGCAAACCTTCCTGCAATCCTTCCTGATGGTGTTGCTGGCGCTCAGTTTCTTCCAGCACAATCTGCTAATCAATCTGCTGCTTTGGGGTTGGCTGCCACTGCTGAATCTATTTCTGTTTTTGTATTGGTTTCCGATGCTCACCTGCCTGCTCGGGGCTCGCTTTCGTGATCTCTACC
The sequence above is a segment of the Synechococcus sp. PROS-7-1 genome. Coding sequences within it:
- a CDS encoding ABC transporter permease, which translates into the protein MSVSASTASGRPRRESVRRTLRDAWRSRRVWWFTATARTRARFARTTLGSFWLGLSNLFSIAVLAAVYGTVFKVQNFTVYVVYLGLGLVVWNTISAAVSGAPNLFEHNRDHLHNINLHPIFYTLEEWAFQLQTFLQSFLMVLLALSFFQHNLLINLLLWGWLPLLNLFLFLYWFPMLTCLLGARFRDLYQLVPIVLQLVFLLSPILYEKKNLGAMAWTANINPLYRILSPIRHTLMAGEVQWGVGLVLLAANALGIWIAIRLLNSERRNIPFLI
- a CDS encoding glycosyltransferase family 4 protein yields the protein MASLFMPDQLLREWPPGYGGVERVAHELAAVWGGTVWSFDVQGLRASELDALAVTYPRRCLPCTPALGRLRLPLPSRALWQLLRSSRPLHGHLPSPGVLLLLVLARVLRPRRRVTAHWHCFLEPEAGLNGRLYALYQRLALLVVPRLGGVITTSPLLREELLRCGCHQDRVAVLSCCLSAEQEAGALALPQRLAEPERPLQLLFIGRLDSYKRLDWLLEALATLSQPWRLVVVGDGPRRSLFESLSRDLFSGQVERSVQFLGRLDESAKLAQLAAADVLVLPSDRSNEAFGIVQLEAMAAGIPALAFQRRRSGMGWVGQLPGLRWAQTPDTLAEVLQRLAADPALRRRLGQQARERYRAMFARGVWLTNLSAWDQR
- a CDS encoding ABC transporter ATP-binding protein, translated to MPKDVLTTKPQVQVAAEQPVALHLENVRLDIPVATTETRSLKATLIRSVTGGRLNRSRGGAVITALENVNCTVHEGERVALIGHNGAGKSTFLRLISGVYQHSAGVFQAHVPVHPMIHKSFITSPELSGQQAIKAHYLMMHGNLRGFEAFCSDVVTFSGLGDFVHLPVKTYSQGMAARLIFAVLTGSRHECLAMDEGFGAGDSSFYEKAKNRLEAFLASAGTLLLASHSDDLLKRFCSRGLVFSEGSIVFDGPLEQALSHYHASQG